The Chthonomonas sp. genomic sequence GCAGAGAAATTTTCAATGAGTATCTCACCCCTGTGTCAAGTTCTACCGTCAAGAGCTGAAGAAAACCGAGGCGGTCCGCGTCGCGTCGCCTCGGCGATCCAGAAAGAGCGACCCAGTCTCAGGCGCGACGTCGGCGACGCATGAGAACCAGCGAGCCGAGGGCAAGTGCGCCCCATGTGCCCGGTTCGGGCGCGATGACCATGGTCAAAGAACCCGCGTAGTCAGTGGTCGGCAGGTTGTGCGTCGGAGCCATGACGTTTGCAAGCCGATCGTACGTATACCACTTGTTTGTGTAGTTCGTACCGTTCCAATACGACTGGATCAGGTGGAGGTTTCCATTGTGCCCTACCGCCATATTCGTCCAACCCGTCGTAACCGTGTACGAGTAGTTAGTCAGGCCTGTCATGGATTGCGCAGTCCCGTTCGCCTGGCTCTTAAAATAAAGCGTCGACGTGTTGGCACTCGAACTGTAGTAGACCCTGCCGTTCGTGGCCACCACGTTCCCGTACGCGTACTGGTCAGATTCAACGCCCAAGTCGTTGAACCCGAGGTAGGTTCCGATCGAATTGTACACAAAGCTATAGAAATTGAAGAAGCCGCCTCCGTTGTCTCTTCGTATTAGCTGATAGATGTTCCCGTCCGTTCCCTGAGTCGCCGAGAGCGGAACGTATGTCGCCCCAAATGGGCTGAGAGTCGAGAGGACGACACCTGTATTCGTCATCAATCGCGTCTTTTGGGACGGCACCGCTCCACCGTAACCCGTGATCAGGTAGTTTCCGTTCGAGAGCGCCGTGTGATTCATCGGACCGTTTCCGTAGTACGGGGTCTCGCGGGTGTCGAACTGGCCCTTCAGGACGCCAGTGCTGTAGTTGATCCAGCGATTGAAACCATCGGCGTTAAGAACTGCAACTTCGCCCGGAC encodes the following:
- a CDS encoding PEP-CTERM sorting domain-containing protein, producing MRQLSVLFVLGSMSTGALASYELAMYTTSNGAIARYDPVNRVSLGTFGSGLTGWYSNNFVTKDASRPGEVAVLNADGFNRWINYSTGVLKGQFDTRETPYYGNGPMNHTALSNGNYLITGYGGAVPSQKTRLMTNTGVVLSTLSPFGATYVPLSATQGTDGNIYQLIRRDNGGGFFNFYSFVYNSIGTYLGFNDLGVESDQYAYGNVVATNGRVYYSSSANTSTLYFKSQANGTAQSMTGLTNYSYTVTTGWTNMAVGHNGNLHLIQSYWNGTNYTNKWYTYDRLANVMAPTHNLPTTDYAGSLTMVIAPEPGTWGALALGSLVLMRRRRRA